TATTGGGCTTGGAAGAAGATCAAGGGATTTTACGCGATCTCGAATGGTCTTACCTTGGAGTCTGATTATGATGGTCTTCATTCTCATGCGATCGATTTTGCAAGAGCCAAAGGTTGGCTAAAGAAAGGGCAAACTTTTTCCTTTAAAGAAGCGTTCTCAGATTCTCTATTTACTAGTTTCAGTAAATGTAAAGTTCGAAGAGAGATCGTTACAGGTGGAGGAAAATTTTTCGGCTCCAAGCTTGGTGTGCAGGAAGCGATGCAGATCCTAAGGTTAGAAGGTAAAGAAAAGGGAAGTGCTCCTCTTTCTATCAGCCAAGGTGGTTTTCCCTCTAAAAGTATAGGATATTCTCCTAGTCAGTCCGGGATGGGATCAGTTTGTCTTCATGCGGGAGGCCCTTTTTCTCCCAACCAAACAACTTCTTCTTTTGTAGCGGAGCTAGATACTAATCCTGCTTACTCACAATTTTGGGCGACTGGTTGTTCTATTCCTTCTTTATCCGTTTTTATTCCTTTTTCCATTCCCGGAAAAACTTTTTTAGAAGGAAATATTGTCCAACCAGGAGCAAGCCCAGATTCTTCTCTTTGGTGGAATCATGAAATTTTATACAGACTATGTCTGAAAAATTATGATAAGGCAGTTTCTATTTTTAGTGCGGAGCTAAAGGAAAAGCAGGAAAAGTATATTCAAAAAGTAGAATCTACTCTTGGTTTAACTAGAAATTTTTCCCTGGATCCAGTTACTAAAGAAGCTTTGGAAGAAGTGGATAAACTCTACAAAAAATGGAGAAACCAAGTATTAGAACTTGCAGTGAACGGAAATATTCTTCCGGACTTTTGGTCTTCTCCACTTTATAATCTGAGCTGGGCTATCTGGAATCGAAAAGCGAGGATCAATTCCAGAGTTCTTAAGGGGATTGATTTGCCTTACGAACCCGCATATTTATGAATTCCACGAGAAGTGAGAATGCCATAGAGAAATAAATATATCCTTTCGGAATATGGAAATGTAAACCATCCGCAAACAGCATCACTCCAATCATGATCAAAAAGGAGAGAGCCAAAATTTTCATGGTAGGATGTTCGTTGATAAAATCGCTTACCTTTCCTGAGAAAATTAACATGATCAAAAGTGAAATGACTACAGCAAGGACCATTATCATCAAGTTTCCGGAAAGTCCGACTGCGGTAATGATCGAATCTACTGAAAATATAATGTCCAAAATGATAATCTGCACGATCACATTCAGAAAAGATGGAGAAGATCCAGTGTCCAGATCAGTTTCACCTTCTTCCATTTTATGATGGATCTCACTTGTACTTTTTGCTATTAGGAAAAGTCCCCCGCCAAGCATGATCAGATCTCTTCCTGTCACTGTAAAATTTCCGACTTGGAAAAGTCCGTTAGTGAGACTGGCGAGCCAGCTTACGGTAAATAGTAAGCCTATCCTAAAACCTAAGGCAGCCAAAAGTCCGATTGTGCGGCCGCTTGCCTGTTGTTCTTTGGGAAGTTTGCCGACTACTATGGAAAGAAATACAATATTATCAATTCCTAGAACGATTTCCATCGCTGTTAGGGTCAGAAGAGAGATGATAAGGTCTACAAGATGCAAATCCATTGTAGAAAGAAATTCGTCTAAGGACTAGAAAAGCAATCGATTTCCTTTCCGGTATCGTAGAAGATTTGAAAGAGAGATGAAATTCTTACCGAGAGAAATTTTGGAATCCCAGGTCGAAGGGAGAAATTTAACCGGCCATAGTTTCGAGGACAATCTTCCTCAAAAACCTAGCTTGGTCGTTTTTCTACGACATCTTGGTTGTATATTTTGCAGAGAAACAGTGGAAGACCTTCGTGTTTTCAGTTCTGAAATGGCTGCATTCCCTCCTATCTTATTTGTATATCCCGAATCGGTTAGAGAAGGAGAAGAATTTTTCTCCAGATTCTGGCCAGAAGCAAAAGCAATCTCCAATCCAAATGTTTCCTTTTATGAACAGATCAGTGTACAAGAAGGCAATTTAATTGAATTGGCAGGCCCAGAAGTTTGGGTAAGTGCTGTGCGTGCGCTTGCAAAAGGAAATTTTTACGGAGTCCAAGGTAGACATCTACTTAGAATGCCTGGTGTATTTTTAGTTTTAAAAGATAGAATTCTTTGGTCCCATTCTTATCGCCATATTGGAGATGAACCGGACTGGAGCAAATTACCTGGATGTACTCCTTTACCAACAGATGAATACGACCCAGGGATTTTACCGGCTTAGGATCCAGGATCTTATTTCATTTTCAAATAGTTCTTATCCAATACTTTTACAGCAAAAATATGCCATTCTATTCTAGGATTGATACTTGTACTTTGATACGAAGTTTTTTTATCATAATTTGTAGAAGTACTAGTATGAACAGAATAACCTTCCCGAGCTTCGAACATGAATACAATTTCTGCTCCATTTTCCGAAGCTAACTTTCGTATCCACTCTTCTCTAAGTTTGTTTCTATATGCGATGGATTCAGGAGAATCATCCGCAAAGTTTTTTGCATCCGCACAGGGCCAAGCTAATGGATTAAGTATATTGAATACAGGCAAAGGTAAAACTACTAAAGGAAAACCACGACAGTATCTCCCAAGACCATCCTCTTCTTCCGGTCGGAGAAAATAAGGAATCGGCCCGGAACCGGGGCGATTGATGGCCCCATAACGAAGATCTACGTCTATTTTTCCAACGATCTCAATTTTATTTTTATATTTGTTTTCAACTTCGAAAAAGCCGCTATATCCTTTTCTAATTCCAAGAGGAAGAGATTCCGTATAGATGATCACTTGTTCCGGCAGGATAGGGGTCTTTTGGAACATAGTATTGGTCGGCGTAAAATTCCCGTAGATACTTGGAGCAGAACATGCGTAGAATGAGATTACGGAGAATAAGATAATCGTAAGGATCGGGTGGAGCTTGGAAAAATGTTTAGACATTTTATATTTTGGAATCATACGTAAAGGCCGACAAATTGGTCAATCACTTAAGACCATGGAGATTGTGGGGTAAATTAAGGTTGGATCAGGATTTGATCATAGCCCATTTATATGAAATATTAGAAAAATGAATTATTCTCTGTTCAGTATTGAAAAATTTCGATTGGAAACGATCTGCTGTATAGATCGGCTAGGTTTTTGTTTACCTGAACGGATATTAGGAAGTTTTTAAGAAGTCGAATAAGGAAACCGAAGTCCTCGTATTCCGAGGACTTTCTTTTGCTCGTTTACATTTTGGGAGGAGGGGGCGGAAGTGCTGCTTTACATGAAGCGGATAACTTACTTTCGTTATCTCTCATACATCCTATATGAGCAGGTCCACGTTCTACGTTCTTGCAATATTTTTCATCATCCGCAGCGCAGGCCGATCTGAATTTTTCAAAACGGGACATCATTTCGTTGATATGATTTTTACAAGTCTCTGACAATTTGGACATGTATTCTCTCAGACATCGATCTGTTTCATGGCCTGGTTTCGAATCTTTACAATAAGTTTGTCTTTCCGTTTTACATGGATCTTCACCTGGAGGTCCTCCAGGTCCACCACTTGGTTGAGCAAATGTTGATCCAGTCAAGGTAAGCGTTATTGCAGAATATAAAATTAGTTTTTTCATAATGTTTGTCTCTTGCGGAGTTTGTTTTCAACTCTGACCTAATAAGATATGATTTAGTTTCATTTTGGATTTTTCATACTTAAGTGGCATTATTATCCGAATAAAGAGTTCTTTTTTATAGTAAAAAACTTTCTTCAATCTTTTCTCGGGAACCTTCTTCTTTGATCGGGTTTATCTAGATGCAAAAAATATCTAAATCATTCTCTCATTCTAATTGGAGAGAATACGGAGTTTGCATTGAAAAGAAAAGATTTTCTGAAAAGTATATTCGTATCCGGTGCTGTTTTTACGGGACTCACAAGTTCATGTAATTCTCAAAAGGATAATTCGCCTTCTAATCTGGGTTTATTGCAAGGGATATTGGAAACTTCTTCCTGCAATGCGGCTGATGTTTCTAGTTCTTCTGTATGTGCATTGATCCCAAAAGAAACAGAAGGTCCATATCCTTTAGATTTGAGTTCCAATTCTTCTTATTTCCGCCAAGATATTACTGAGGGAAAAGCTGGAATTCCTTTGAGTCTTGTATTGACGATCCAAAACATAAACGATAATTGTAACCCAATTTCGAATGCGAGAGTGGATGTTTGGCATTGTGATAAGGACGGATATTATTCTGGATACAAAGAATCTGGATATTTAGGTACCAAAAATTATATTGGAGAAACATTCTGTAGAGGAATTCAACTCACTGATAGTTCAGGTATCGTAAACTTTACTACGATCTATCCAGGTTGGTATTCAGGAAGAGTAACTCATATACATTTCCAAGTATATTTAAATAACGGACTTGTTGCAACTTCTCAAATTGCTTTTCCGGAAGATATTACGAAAACTGTATATAACACTTCTTTATATTCGGCGCACGGGCAAAACACTTCCGTTCCTGGAAATTGTTATGATAATATATTTAATAACTCCGCCTCAGATTTAAGTTTGGAATTATGCACGATCACTGAGGATACTTCCACAGGAGGATATATCGCGAATCTGACTGTAGGTATTGCGAATTAAAAAAATCCAAAAAAGTTCGTCTTAGTTACCAATTTAGGGCCTAAGGCGAACGGTTCCATTTTTATATTAGTAGAAGATCGGAACTTCTCTTTTGAGATCCGATCATGGAAAAAATATCCGAAAAAGACAAAAGACTTATCTCTTCCGTTGAATTTTATTTTAGAGAAGGGAATTCAGAACATTTTTTAAAAGAAGCATGGGTTTGGGCCTGGGCACTTGCCAGAGGAAAATACCGTTTGGACGAAGATTCTTGTTCTGAGATCGTTCTGAAACTAGTTTTAAATGCAGAAGAAGTATTACATCTATTCAAGGAAAGAGGGTATTCTAATTTTCCTGCGTTTTTCACAACATATACTAAAAATTTAATATGGAATCAAAGAAGAAAAGAGATCCGACTGAATCGAAGTGAAATTCTATCAGATGGATTCGAAAGATTTTACGACCCAAGATCCGAATTCACAAGAAATATACTGAACGAAAGTAAGCAGGCCGCAGGTTTAGTTCAAAACGTTCTCTCGGAAATGGATACGATTTCTTCTCTTATCTTAAAATTAAAACATAGAATTCCTTTGAATTTAAAAGAATTTAGATT
The DNA window shown above is from Leptospira koniambonensis and carries:
- a CDS encoding acyl-CoA--6-aminopenicillanic acid acyltransferase, with the protein product MCDTFVATPDSTSSGKMIFGKNSDREPNEPQCLVRYPEKISKESQQRLTFIDIPSSKKSREVLISRPLHIWGAEMGANSKGVVIGNEAVFTKLKIEKKNDGLTGMDLLRLGLEHSDTAAEARDLIIDYLERFGQDACGGYSNKNFFYHNSFIIADPKEAYVLETADRYWAWKKIKGFYAISNGLTLESDYDGLHSHAIDFARAKGWLKKGQTFSFKEAFSDSLFTSFSKCKVRREIVTGGGKFFGSKLGVQEAMQILRLEGKEKGSAPLSISQGGFPSKSIGYSPSQSGMGSVCLHAGGPFSPNQTTSSFVAELDTNPAYSQFWATGCSIPSLSVFIPFSIPGKTFLEGNIVQPGASPDSSLWWNHEILYRLCLKNYDKAVSIFSAELKEKQEKYIQKVESTLGLTRNFSLDPVTKEALEEVDKLYKKWRNQVLELAVNGNILPDFWSSPLYNLSWAIWNRKARINSRVLKGIDLPYEPAYL
- a CDS encoding TerC family protein; translated protein: MDLHLVDLIISLLTLTAMEIVLGIDNIVFLSIVVGKLPKEQQASGRTIGLLAALGFRIGLLFTVSWLASLTNGLFQVGNFTVTGRDLIMLGGGLFLIAKSTSEIHHKMEEGETDLDTGSSPSFLNVIVQIIILDIIFSVDSIITAVGLSGNLMIMVLAVVISLLIMLIFSGKVSDFINEHPTMKILALSFLIMIGVMLFADGLHFHIPKGYIYFSMAFSLLVEFINMRVRKANQSP
- a CDS encoding SelL-related redox protein encodes the protein MKFLPREILESQVEGRNLTGHSFEDNLPQKPSLVVFLRHLGCIFCRETVEDLRVFSSEMAAFPPILFVYPESVREGEEFFSRFWPEAKAISNPNVSFYEQISVQEGNLIELAGPEVWVSAVRALAKGNFYGVQGRHLLRMPGVFLVLKDRILWSHSYRHIGDEPDWSKLPGCTPLPTDEYDPGILPA
- a CDS encoding intradiol ring-cleavage dioxygenase; protein product: MKRKDFLKSIFVSGAVFTGLTSSCNSQKDNSPSNLGLLQGILETSSCNAADVSSSSVCALIPKETEGPYPLDLSSNSSYFRQDITEGKAGIPLSLVLTIQNINDNCNPISNARVDVWHCDKDGYYSGYKESGYLGTKNYIGETFCRGIQLTDSSGIVNFTTIYPGWYSGRVTHIHFQVYLNNGLVATSQIAFPEDITKTVYNTSLYSAHGQNTSVPGNCYDNIFNNSASDLSLELCTITEDTSTGGYIANLTVGIAN
- a CDS encoding RNA polymerase subunit sigma-70, producing MEKISEKDKRLISSVEFYFREGNSEHFLKEAWVWAWALARGKYRLDEDSCSEIVLKLVLNAEEVLHLFKERGYSNFPAFFTTYTKNLIWNQRRKEIRLNRSEILSDGFERFYDPRSEFTRNILNESKQAAGLVQNVLSEMDTISSLILKLKHRIPLNLKEFRLFYSKLKKKKLKLKDYYSKDIEEERKSWIRKKELNEKLSRLYQNMQIHHFENLERWKTSRKQILEVCGSVTEEKSFKKIGWYLGLSEHSVRKSYYFAISELKRKEDLKKIRFSEAA